In Candidatus Methylacidithermus pantelleriae, the DNA window TGGAGGCTTCCCTGGTGGCAATCAATGCCTATCTGGAACTCTTGGCCGCTGAGGAGTTGGAGAAGGTTGCGGACGAGGCCTTGGCGCTCGCGCAGAAGGATGTGAAGGAAGCATGGGAACTAAAGGAAAAAGGGCTTATCCTGGGGGCTGACTACTATGCGGCTCAATCACTGTTGGCATCATTGGAAGCCGAAAAGAACCATCAAAACGCTCGTCGCCGTGCAGCATCGGCAGTTCTTGCTACCCTGCAGGGTGAACCGGCTAGTTTCGACCTGGGCGCTCAGGGCAAGCTCCAAGAAGGCAGGCCTGAAAGCCGAACGCTTTCCCAATGGCTTCAAGATGCGTGTGTCTACCGCGCCGATCTCGCAGCGCTTTCCGCAATGACTGCTGCACGGAAGGCTGAGGTAGAAAGGCAGAAGGCCACCCTCTTGCCGCGTATTAGCGGCTTTACGGAAACAGAGACCGATAGCAACCGAGTGGACCGGTTTGCCGGGAGTTATACCGTAGGGATCTTAGGAACGATCGATCTGTGGGACCCTTCCCGAGGGCCACGCATTCGGAAAGCCGAGGCAACGCTTGAGGAATCCCGCCAGGAAGAGAAGCGCTTAAAAGACTCCATTCAAGAGTCTGTAAGTCAAACGTATGCGGAATATCAATCTGCTCTTCGCGATTTATCCAATTGGCA includes these proteins:
- a CDS encoding TolC family protein gives rise to the protein MKAEPIQTHRDQSLRGGSRSLEAGAFEGRPSSREEPRKRIGFLEVWRKVVFRYPQMKKEQARLAEALAEKALACSGYIPRLGARVGAVGSNDPVEVFMMKLKEREFSAGDFDIHSLNYPGTRFNGFGALRVELPIFDALQTAQAVESARELVRSAQWQVRWARMEASLVAINAYLELLAAEELEKVADEALALAQKDVKEAWELKEKGLILGADYYAAQSLLASLEAEKNHQNARRRAASAVLATLQGEPASFDLGAQGKLQEGRPESRTLSQWLQDACVYRADLAALSAMTAARKAEVERQKATLLPRISGFTETETDSNRVDRFAGSYTVGILGTIDLWDPSRGPRIRKAEATLEESRQEEKRLKDSIQESVSQTYAEYQSALRDLSNWQKAVANAAIASDLTQTLYHEGKKTVADVVQMRLQKEQAEAALRENL